Proteins encoded by one window of Marixanthomonas sp. SCSIO 43207:
- a CDS encoding aspartate-semialdehyde dehydrogenase — MNIAVVGATGMVGTVLLKVLEERNISITNLLPVASERSVGKEITFKDKQYKIVSIQEAIASRPDIAIFSAGGNTSLDWAPKFAEVGTTVIDNSSAWRMDPDKKLIVPEINAQELTKDDKIIANPNCSTIQLVMALAPLHKKYTMKRVIVSTYQSVSGTGVKAVQQMENEMAGVQGEMAYPYPIHKNALPHCDVFEPNGYTKEEMKLAREPQKILNDRSFSVSATAVRIPTAGGHSESVNVEFEKDFTLTDIRKELHNTPGITVQDNPDTNTYPMPIYAHDKDEVFVGRLRRDETQSNTLNMWIVSDNLRKGAATNAVQIAEYLIENKLV; from the coding sequence ATGAATATCGCAGTTGTAGGTGCCACAGGAATGGTTGGCACAGTCCTTTTAAAAGTTCTAGAAGAACGTAACATTTCAATCACTAATCTTTTACCGGTTGCATCAGAGCGATCTGTAGGGAAAGAAATCACTTTTAAGGATAAACAATATAAGATTGTCTCTATTCAAGAAGCGATCGCGTCACGACCCGATATCGCTATTTTTTCGGCCGGAGGGAACACATCGCTAGACTGGGCGCCAAAATTTGCCGAAGTGGGTACTACTGTCATCGATAACTCTTCAGCTTGGAGAATGGATCCAGATAAAAAGTTAATCGTTCCAGAAATTAATGCGCAAGAGCTTACAAAAGACGATAAGATTATTGCAAATCCCAATTGCTCAACTATTCAACTAGTAATGGCGTTGGCACCACTTCATAAAAAGTACACAATGAAACGCGTTATAGTTTCTACCTATCAATCTGTTTCAGGAACTGGAGTGAAAGCCGTTCAACAAATGGAAAACGAAATGGCCGGTGTGCAAGGCGAAATGGCATATCCGTACCCTATTCATAAAAATGCATTACCGCATTGTGACGTTTTTGAACCTAATGGATACACCAAAGAAGAAATGAAACTGGCTAGAGAACCTCAAAAAATATTGAATGATCGTAGTTTTTCTGTTTCGGCAACTGCAGTAAGAATCCCAACAGCAGGTGGTCACAGTGAATCTGTTAATGTTGAATTTGAAAAAGATTTTACTCTAACCGATATAAGGAAAGAATTGCATAACACACCAGGCATCACAGTACAAGATAATCCAGATACCAATACCTACCCTATGCCTATATATGCTCACGATAAAGATGAAGTATTTGTAGGTCGTTTACGTAGAGATGAAACACAGTCCAACACACTAAATATGTGGATAGTAAGCGACAACCTTAGAAAAGGAGCCGCTACAAATGCCGTTCAAATTGCAGAATATTTAATTGAGAATAAGTTGGTATAA
- a CDS encoding DoxX family membrane protein, translating into MNSTFTTILRILLGLGLLVFGLNKFIGFMPIPEFPEDAGNFMESLKATGYVLPIVGFFEIFIGLLLLIKKWVPFALLLLAPITVNIVLFHLFLDLPEIWGAIVVTVINVILIYKYWKVYRPLFQY; encoded by the coding sequence ATGAATTCAACTTTTACTACTATTCTTCGTATTCTTCTTGGCTTAGGACTACTTGTTTTCGGTCTTAATAAATTTATTGGTTTTATGCCCATTCCAGAATTTCCCGAAGACGCCGGAAACTTTATGGAATCATTAAAAGCAACGGGTTATGTATTGCCTATTGTAGGTTTTTTTGAAATTTTCATCGGCTTGTTATTATTAATAAAAAAATGGGTTCCTTTTGCTCTGCTTTTATTGGCACCTATAACCGTAAATATTGTATTGTTCCACCTGTTTTTGGATCTACCAGAAATTTGGGGAGCCATAGTTGTTACAGTAATAAATGTAATTCTTATCTACAAATATTGGAAAGTGTACCGCCCATTATTTCAATATTAA
- a CDS encoding prolyl oligopeptidase family protein, whose translation MKKLIIPFFFALTLIACKKEEPKKEAIAVNYPETKKVDTVDTYFGTEVKDPYRWLEDDMSEETADWVKRENKTTYGYLENIPFREALKKRLSTLWNYEKVGAPFKQGDYTYFYKNDGLQNQYVIYRYKTGDDPETAEVFLDPNTFKDDGTISLGNLSFSEDGKTAAYSISEGGSDWRKVLVMNTENKEIVEDTIIDVKFTALSWKGNEGFYYSSYDKPKGSELSAKTDQHKLYYHKIGTSQAEDKLVYGGTEAEKHRYVRGSVSEDNRYLTITASVSTSGNKLFLKDLSKPNSKLVTILDHTDSDTYLLDNDGTKLYLVTNLNAPNKKIVTVDAANPTSENWEDFIPETENVLNPSKGGGYIFTNYMVDAVSKVFQYDYDGNKVREIELPGVGSAGGFGAKKDEKELYYSFTNYVTPGSIFKYNIEEGSSELYRKPEIDFNPDNYESKQVFYTSKDGTKVPMIITHKKGVELNGKNPTILYGYGGFNISLTPSFSITNAVWMEQGGIYAVPNLRGGGEYGKKWHNAGTKMNKQNVFDDFIAAAEYLIDNNYTSSDYLAIRGGSNGGLLVGATMTQRPELMKVALPAVGVLDMLRYHTFTAGAGWAYDYGTAEDSKEMFEYLKGYSPLHNVKEGVEYPATMITTGDHDDRVVPAHSFKFAAELQEHQAGNNPVLIRIETDAGHGAGTPVSKTIDQYADIFGFTLYNMGYEVLPEKVNEKVKE comes from the coding sequence ATGAAAAAACTGATTATTCCATTCTTTTTTGCACTTACCCTTATTGCTTGTAAAAAAGAAGAACCAAAAAAAGAAGCTATTGCAGTGAACTATCCCGAAACCAAAAAAGTTGATACAGTAGACACATATTTTGGAACCGAAGTAAAAGACCCTTATCGTTGGCTAGAAGATGATATGAGCGAAGAAACCGCTGATTGGGTAAAGCGTGAAAACAAAACAACGTATGGATACCTTGAAAATATTCCTTTTCGTGAGGCGTTAAAAAAACGTTTATCAACACTTTGGAACTACGAAAAAGTTGGCGCACCGTTTAAGCAAGGAGATTATACCTACTTCTATAAAAATGACGGCTTACAAAATCAATATGTAATATATCGCTATAAAACAGGTGATGACCCAGAAACGGCCGAGGTATTTCTAGACCCAAACACTTTTAAGGATGACGGTACTATCTCATTAGGCAACCTTAGCTTTTCTGAAGATGGTAAAACAGCAGCTTACAGTATTTCAGAAGGAGGAAGCGACTGGCGAAAAGTTCTTGTAATGAATACCGAGAATAAAGAAATTGTTGAAGACACCATTATTGACGTTAAATTTACTGCGCTTTCCTGGAAAGGAAACGAAGGGTTTTATTACTCAAGCTATGATAAGCCAAAAGGGAGTGAACTCTCTGCAAAGACTGATCAACACAAGTTGTATTACCATAAAATAGGAACCTCACAAGCAGAAGACAAACTTGTCTATGGCGGTACCGAAGCAGAAAAACATCGATATGTACGAGGTAGTGTTTCAGAAGATAACCGTTACCTCACCATTACCGCAAGTGTATCTACTTCTGGAAATAAATTATTTTTAAAAGACCTAAGTAAACCTAACAGTAAACTTGTAACAATCTTAGATCATACAGATAGTGACACCTATTTGCTAGACAATGATGGAACAAAACTTTACTTGGTTACCAACTTAAATGCACCAAACAAAAAAATTGTTACGGTTGATGCTGCCAACCCAACTTCAGAAAACTGGGAAGACTTCATTCCTGAAACTGAAAACGTGTTAAATCCCTCAAAAGGAGGTGGCTATATTTTTACAAATTATATGGTTGATGCTGTTTCAAAAGTATTTCAGTATGATTATGATGGCAACAAAGTACGTGAGATAGAACTTCCGGGTGTAGGAAGCGCAGGAGGCTTTGGAGCTAAAAAAGATGAAAAAGAACTATACTACAGTTTTACAAACTATGTAACTCCGGGAAGCATTTTTAAATATAATATCGAGGAAGGTTCTTCAGAATTATACCGCAAACCTGAAATAGATTTCAACCCTGATAACTATGAAAGCAAGCAAGTATTTTATACCTCAAAAGATGGCACCAAAGTACCTATGATTATTACTCATAAAAAAGGAGTTGAATTAAATGGCAAAAACCCGACAATCCTTTATGGATATGGTGGTTTTAATATAAGTCTTACACCAAGTTTTAGTATTACAAACGCTGTGTGGATGGAGCAAGGTGGTATTTATGCGGTTCCTAATTTGCGTGGAGGCGGTGAGTACGGAAAAAAATGGCACAATGCAGGTACAAAAATGAATAAGCAAAATGTGTTTGATGACTTTATCGCAGCAGCAGAGTATCTCATTGATAATAACTATACTTCAAGTGACTACTTAGCTATTCGCGGAGGTTCAAATGGTGGCTTATTAGTTGGAGCAACTATGACGCAGCGACCAGAATTAATGAAAGTAGCATTACCTGCAGTAGGAGTTCTAGATATGTTACGCTATCATACATTTACAGCGGGGGCAGGTTGGGCTTATGATTATGGTACGGCAGAAGACAGTAAAGAAATGTTTGAATACCTTAAAGGATATTCTCCTCTACACAATGTAAAAGAAGGAGTTGAATACCCTGCAACTATGATAACTACTGGCGACCACGATGACCGTGTAGTACCGGCTCATAGCTTTAAATTTGCTGCAGAATTACAAGAGCACCAGGCAGGAAATAACCCTGTGTTGATTAGAATTGAAACCGATGCCGGTCATGGAGCAGGAACTCCGGTAAGCAAAACAATTGATCAATATGCAGACATTTTTGGATTTACACTTTATAACATGGGTTATGAAGTTTTACCAGAGAAGGTAAATGAAAAAGTAAAAGAATAA
- a CDS encoding ABC transporter ATP-binding protein, whose protein sequence is MLSVSIKSFSYGSKTILQNIDFSLKQGNHLAILGESGCGKSTLLHIIYGLLHLENGTIFWNDEKLKGPKHTLIPGEASMKLVAQELNVMPFTTVKENIAEHLPRLHHQEEANRVTKLLKVVDLLQVADRKVKTLSGGQKQRVALAKALANTPKLLLLDEPFSSIDTFRKNKLRRDLFQYLKEENISCITATHDAEEALSFSDELLLLKDGKIERKGNPELIYTNLQSEYQAGFFGDVTILPKGLFSSEKLILLPHELVVSSEKTALNVLVKNSFFKGTHYLIEAIFKECPVFFNHVKALQEGEEVFLATEKAKKRPRKENLTRS, encoded by the coding sequence ATGCTTTCAGTTTCTATAAAATCCTTTTCATATGGCTCAAAAACGATACTTCAGAATATCGATTTTAGTTTGAAACAAGGAAATCACCTTGCCATTTTGGGCGAAAGCGGATGTGGAAAATCAACACTACTTCATATAATTTATGGATTATTACATTTAGAAAACGGAACTATTTTCTGGAATGATGAAAAACTAAAAGGTCCTAAACATACTTTAATTCCGGGAGAAGCCTCTATGAAATTAGTCGCTCAAGAGTTAAATGTAATGCCTTTTACCACTGTAAAAGAAAATATTGCTGAGCATTTACCCCGTTTACATCATCAAGAAGAAGCCAATCGAGTAACAAAATTGTTAAAAGTAGTTGACCTACTTCAAGTGGCAGACCGAAAAGTAAAAACGTTGAGTGGAGGTCAAAAACAACGAGTAGCATTAGCAAAAGCTCTTGCCAATACACCAAAACTATTATTACTTGATGAGCCGTTTAGTAGTATTGATACCTTCCGAAAGAATAAACTTCGTAGAGATCTTTTTCAGTATTTAAAAGAAGAAAATATAAGCTGTATTACCGCCACTCACGATGCAGAAGAGGCGTTATCTTTTTCAGATGAGTTACTGTTATTGAAAGATGGAAAAATAGAACGCAAAGGAAATCCTGAACTGATTTACACCAACTTACAATCTGAATATCAAGCAGGTTTTTTTGGTGATGTAACAATTTTACCTAAAGGATTGTTTTCTTCAGAAAAATTAATATTACTACCCCATGAGCTTGTTGTCTCTTCAGAAAAAACAGCGTTAAACGTACTAGTAAAAAACTCCTTTTTTAAAGGAACTCATTATTTAATTGAAGCTATATTTAAAGAATGTCCTGTGTTTTTTAATCATGTGAAAGCACTTCAAGAAGGGGAAGAAGTTTTTTTGGCTACAGAAAAAGCAAAAAAAAGACCCAGAAAGGAAAATCTCACTAGGTCTTGA
- a CDS encoding SDR family oxidoreductase, with protein MEKVLVVGANGTTGKKIVEVLDRYRNYAPVAMIRHQDQAEQFEKKDIETVMGDLEKNVSHTVTRIHKIIFAAGSGGATSDEKTTAVDQEGAKKLIDLAKIAGIRKFVMLSSMGADNPEQVEDLQHYLKAKQNADEHLRNSGMNYSIVRPGALTNDEGKGKIKLAKKLNERGSITRDDVAETLVAALHDDIAPNQTFEILQGETEIEEALKEV; from the coding sequence ATGGAAAAAGTATTAGTAGTGGGTGCCAACGGTACCACAGGAAAAAAAATTGTTGAAGTTTTAGATAGATACAGAAACTATGCTCCGGTGGCAATGATTCGCCATCAAGATCAAGCTGAACAGTTTGAGAAAAAAGATATTGAAACCGTTATGGGCGATCTTGAAAAAAACGTGAGCCATACTGTAACGAGAATTCATAAAATAATTTTTGCTGCAGGATCTGGAGGAGCAACATCTGATGAAAAAACTACGGCTGTAGATCAAGAAGGCGCAAAAAAACTAATAGACCTTGCTAAAATTGCTGGAATTAGAAAATTTGTAATGCTTAGCTCAATGGGAGCCGATAATCCTGAGCAGGTTGAAGATTTACAACATTATTTAAAAGCTAAACAAAATGCAGATGAGCATTTACGTAATAGTGGGATGAACTACTCCATAGTGCGCCCGGGAGCTTTAACCAATGACGAAGGTAAAGGTAAAATAAAACTAGCCAAAAAACTTAATGAACGAGGAAGCATTACTCGTGATGATGTAGCCGAAACATTGGTTGCCGCGCTACACGATGATATAGCGCCCAATCAAACCTTTGAGATTTTACAAGGTGAAACTGAAATTGAAGAAGCGCTAAAAGAAGTTTAA
- a CDS encoding FUSC family membrane protein — MPSLTQTISTNFREFLLFLKSTDFSKAIIVGIALTLPVVIGLKFGFVEIAIALAFGAFWSSPSDVSGSFKHKRNGILFSILLIIIVSFIGGYLNFNTLLLIPVLGVLTFSISYIAVFGFRASLISFSGLLALVLSFAHDAERLATYEYAFFIGLGGLWYLLLATIWHKINPKGQTEELLTKTYQLTAQFLEIRGKLIDPQSNRETLQKQLLELQADINDNHETLREILISSRKSSGRSIYESKRLLVFVQLIDMLETALANPVHYDKMDQFLSKQPEFVEKFQKLLFEMSNQLLLISEARQHVKKIPSNKPLLDCFQTLKNKIADLKSTSETENYEDFLMLQNLLEYQENQIEKIQKIKWLLANPNPRDIKFIKKDVAKRFVTTQDYNPAILIRNFSFKSAIFKHALRLAVAVMIGYGIGVLFDFQNPYWILLTLIVIMRPSYGLTKTRSKERIIGTLIGGAIAIAVVFITQNTYVYAILGLGSLVIALSMIQKNYKTAATFITLSVVFIYALISPDVLTVIQFRIIDTLIGAGVATLAILFLWPAWEFMDIKSSIEKSVLANKSYLSEIITFYEKKGKRPTSYKLSRKMAFLEMSNLSAAFQRMTQDPKSKQKNLEKVYELVVLNQTFLSSLASLSTYIQNHPTTEASSRFSTAGMHIDENLEQLLVNLKQLVENDDMSVTEQNDFFKRELPQFTIENPDLPTSVHPKLERQFQEAHLIREQLHWLFSISKKMLKLSKTIKLPE; from the coding sequence TTGCCTAGTTTAACACAAACCATCTCAACAAACTTTAGAGAGTTTTTACTGTTTTTGAAAAGCACTGATTTTTCAAAAGCTATTATCGTAGGTATTGCTTTGACATTGCCAGTGGTTATTGGGTTAAAGTTTGGTTTTGTTGAAATAGCCATAGCTCTTGCTTTTGGCGCATTTTGGAGTTCGCCGAGTGACGTTAGTGGGAGTTTTAAGCATAAGCGTAACGGTATATTATTTTCAATCCTACTCATTATTATAGTAAGTTTTATAGGAGGTTACCTTAACTTCAACACTCTACTTTTAATACCTGTTTTGGGAGTGCTTACTTTTTCTATTTCTTACATTGCTGTTTTTGGCTTTAGAGCTTCATTAATTAGTTTTTCAGGGTTGTTAGCGTTAGTATTGAGTTTTGCTCACGATGCCGAAAGACTTGCCACGTATGAGTATGCCTTTTTTATAGGTTTAGGAGGATTATGGTATCTTTTACTAGCAACAATTTGGCATAAAATTAATCCGAAAGGTCAAACAGAAGAGCTGCTAACAAAAACCTATCAACTTACTGCTCAGTTTTTGGAAATTAGAGGAAAACTAATAGATCCACAATCCAACAGAGAAACATTACAAAAACAACTCCTAGAATTACAAGCAGATATTAATGACAATCATGAAACTTTACGTGAGATATTAATTTCTTCAAGAAAAAGTTCTGGTAGGTCTATATATGAAAGTAAACGTTTATTGGTTTTTGTACAATTGATTGATATGCTCGAAACAGCATTGGCAAACCCGGTTCATTATGATAAGATGGACCAATTTTTAAGCAAACAACCTGAATTTGTAGAGAAGTTTCAGAAACTGTTGTTTGAAATGTCAAATCAATTATTACTTATTTCTGAAGCTAGGCAACACGTTAAAAAAATACCCAGTAACAAGCCTTTACTTGATTGTTTTCAAACCTTAAAAAATAAGATAGCCGATTTAAAATCTACTTCTGAAACCGAAAATTATGAAGATTTTTTAATGCTTCAAAACCTATTGGAATATCAAGAAAATCAAATTGAAAAAATTCAGAAAATAAAGTGGTTGCTGGCAAATCCTAATCCGCGTGATATTAAATTTATAAAGAAAGATGTTGCCAAACGATTTGTAACTACACAAGATTACAACCCGGCAATTTTGATACGAAATTTCAGTTTTAAGTCTGCTATTTTTAAACATGCTTTGAGACTTGCCGTAGCTGTAATGATTGGGTATGGTATAGGTGTGTTGTTTGATTTCCAAAACCCATATTGGATACTATTAACGCTTATTGTGATTATGCGTCCTAGTTATGGGCTTACAAAAACTCGTTCAAAAGAGAGAATAATAGGAACATTAATAGGAGGAGCTATTGCTATTGCTGTAGTTTTTATTACACAAAACACTTATGTTTATGCAATTTTGGGACTAGGATCATTGGTAATTGCTTTGTCTATGATTCAAAAAAACTATAAAACGGCAGCTACATTTATCACCTTGAGTGTTGTGTTTATTTATGCTCTTATAAGTCCAGATGTTCTTACGGTCATTCAGTTTAGAATCATAGATACGTTAATTGGTGCAGGGGTTGCTACACTAGCTATATTGTTTTTGTGGCCTGCTTGGGAGTTTATGGATATTAAAAGTAGTATTGAGAAAAGTGTCTTGGCAAACAAAAGTTATCTTTCAGAAATTATAACTTTTTATGAGAAAAAAGGAAAGCGACCAACATCATATAAACTTTCTAGAAAAATGGCTTTTTTGGAAATGTCAAACTTAAGTGCAGCTTTTCAAAGAATGACCCAAGACCCAAAGTCAAAACAAAAAAACTTGGAAAAGGTGTATGAATTGGTAGTATTAAACCAAACATTTTTATCCTCGTTAGCTTCATTAAGTACCTATATTCAAAACCATCCTACAACAGAGGCTTCTAGTCGTTTTTCTACTGCGGGAATGCATATTGATGAAAACTTGGAGCAATTACTGGTTAACTTAAAACAGCTTGTTGAAAATGATGATATGTCTGTAACTGAACAAAACGACTTTTTTAAACGTGAACTCCCTCAATTTACTATTGAAAATCCTGATTTACCAACTTCTGTTCACCCAAAACTTGAACGTCAATTTCAGGAGGCTCATTTAATACGTGAGCAGTTACACTGGTTGTTTTCTATTAGTAAAAAAATGCTCAAACTTTCAAAAACTATAAAACTTCCAGAATAA
- the nadD gene encoding nicotinate (nicotinamide) nucleotide adenylyltransferase: MISAKKIGLYFGTFNPIHIGHLIIANHLVENSDLDEVWMVVTPHNPHKKKKTLLDDHHRLRMVRIAVEEYPKLQASNIEFDLPQPNYTTNTLAHLEEKYPEKSFSLIMGEDNLKSLHKWKNYEVILDRYAIYVYPRISEGTIETQFDGHPKITRVDAPIMELSSTYIRKGIKTGINIRPMLPHEVWKYLDEMNFYK; encoded by the coding sequence ATGATTTCAGCAAAAAAAATCGGACTTTACTTTGGTACTTTTAATCCCATACACATTGGGCATCTTATCATTGCAAATCATCTAGTTGAAAACAGTGATCTAGATGAAGTATGGATGGTCGTTACACCACATAACCCTCACAAAAAAAAGAAGACGTTACTTGACGACCACCACCGTTTAAGAATGGTTCGTATTGCAGTAGAAGAATACCCTAAATTACAAGCTAGTAATATTGAATTTGATTTACCTCAACCTAATTATACTACCAATACATTAGCACATCTAGAAGAAAAATATCCTGAAAAATCCTTTTCTTTAATTATGGGTGAAGACAACTTGAAGAGTCTCCATAAATGGAAAAACTATGAGGTTATTTTAGATCGCTATGCTATTTATGTATATCCTAGAATTTCAGAAGGAACTATTGAAACACAGTTTGATGGTCACCCAAAAATCACCAGAGTTGACGCCCCCATTATGGAACTCTCTTCAACCTATATACGCAAAGGAATTAAAACCGGAATCAACATTAGGCCCATGTTACCACACGAGGTGTGGAAATATCTTGATGAAATGAATTTTTACAAGTAA
- the gmk gene encoding guanylate kinase, translating to MKGGKLFVFSAPSGSGKTTIVQHLLAQKELNLDFSISCTSREARGDEEHGKDYYFISLKDFKQHIKNGDFLEWEEVYRDNFYGTLKTEVERIWAQGKNVIFDIDVVGGLRIKKKYPDRTLAVFVKPPSVDELKRRLKKRKTESDERINMRIAKASVELATAPQFDYIIKNNDLDTALNEAKELVSSFIKNGHSEEEE from the coding sequence ATGAAAGGAGGCAAATTATTTGTTTTTTCAGCACCTTCAGGAAGTGGTAAAACTACAATTGTTCAACACCTACTTGCTCAAAAAGAATTAAACCTTGATTTTTCAATTTCTTGTACATCAAGAGAAGCTAGAGGTGATGAAGAACACGGTAAAGACTATTATTTTATAAGTTTAAAAGATTTTAAACAACACATAAAAAATGGTGATTTCCTTGAATGGGAAGAAGTGTATCGAGATAACTTCTACGGAACCTTAAAAACCGAAGTAGAACGCATTTGGGCACAAGGTAAAAATGTAATTTTTGATATTGACGTAGTTGGCGGACTTAGAATTAAAAAGAAATATCCAGACAGGACATTGGCTGTTTTTGTAAAACCTCCAAGCGTTGATGAATTAAAAAGAAGGCTTAAAAAACGTAAAACCGAGAGCGATGAGCGTATCAATATGCGTATTGCAAAAGCTTCTGTAGAGCTTGCTACAGCTCCACAATTTGATTACATCATTAAAAACAATGATCTAGATACTGCTTTAAACGAAGCAAAAGAACTTGTGTCAAGTTTTATTAAAAATGGTCACAGCGAAGAAGAAGAGTAA
- a CDS encoding YicC/YloC family endoribonuclease has product MIQSMTGYGKSLVQLPSKKITVEIKSLNSKNLDVNARVPSAYREKELDIRKRISKSLSRGKVDFNLYVELTGEETNTVINEAAVKQYMKQLAHITDGNPVELMKMAVRFPDALQTERDEIDETEYNKIIEAVDEALRSINQYRTDEGKALEADFQKRINNISALLEEVMKLDPQRMDNVKERLTKAVSDLKETVDENRFEQELMYYLEKYDITEEKVRLQNHLEYFSETLQSKTSNGKKLGFISQEIGREINTIGSKANFAPMQQVVVQMKDELEKIKEQALNVL; this is encoded by the coding sequence ATGATCCAGTCTATGACCGGTTATGGCAAAAGTCTAGTACAGTTGCCATCCAAAAAAATCACGGTTGAAATAAAATCGTTGAACAGCAAAAACCTCGATGTGAATGCAAGAGTTCCTTCAGCATATCGTGAAAAGGAATTGGATATTCGTAAAAGAATATCAAAATCACTCTCTCGAGGCAAGGTTGATTTCAATTTATACGTTGAATTGACAGGCGAAGAAACCAACACCGTTATCAATGAAGCTGCTGTAAAACAATATATGAAACAACTGGCTCATATTACAGATGGTAATCCTGTTGAATTAATGAAAATGGCCGTTCGTTTTCCAGATGCACTACAAACCGAACGCGATGAAATTGACGAAACCGAATACAACAAAATCATCGAAGCGGTTGATGAAGCTTTACGTTCAATCAACCAATATAGAACTGACGAAGGAAAAGCTCTAGAGGCAGATTTTCAAAAGCGAATCAATAATATTTCGGCTTTATTGGAAGAAGTAATGAAGCTTGATCCTCAACGAATGGATAACGTAAAAGAGCGTTTAACCAAAGCTGTAAGTGATTTAAAAGAAACAGTTGATGAAAACCGCTTTGAGCAAGAGTTGATGTATTACCTTGAAAAATATGACATCACCGAAGAAAAAGTTAGATTACAAAATCACCTAGAATATTTTTCTGAAACACTACAAAGCAAAACTAGCAATGGTAAAAAGCTGGGGTTTATTTCTCAAGAAATAGGTCGTGAAATTAACACAATTGGTAGCAAAGCAAATTTTGCACCTATGCAACAAGTGGTTGTGCAAATGAAAGACGAGCTAGAAAAGATTAAGGAACAAGCGCTAAACGTACTGTAA
- a CDS encoding YheT family hydrolase, whose translation MPLISSTYKPKGVFKNGHFATIYSAKLRPIPKLKQQRERLKLDDGDFLDIDFSFSKKKTQKIAIILHGLEGNAQRRYIKGQALQLTKTGWDVAAVNFRGCSGEPNNLFASYNAGKTEDLDSVVKFLQDKNKYTTISLLGFSLGGNLMLKYLGEQKIISKEIKKAVAISTPLNLKGTLESLSNFDNWIYRTSFLHNLRKKLNIKAKQFPDKMSAAAVKQVKSLLDFDNVYTAPAHGFKDAYDYYKQNSSKQFLPNITIPVLILNAKNDSFLTADSYPYKIAQNSKNIYLETPEYGGHVGFHQTNKIYYSEKRAANFLNEIH comes from the coding sequence ATGCCGCTAATATCATCTACTTACAAACCTAAAGGTGTTTTTAAAAATGGTCATTTTGCTACCATTTATTCAGCAAAATTAAGACCAATCCCTAAGTTAAAGCAACAGCGAGAACGCTTAAAATTGGATGATGGTGATTTTTTAGACATTGATTTTTCATTTTCAAAAAAGAAAACGCAAAAGATAGCTATTATTTTACACGGTCTAGAAGGAAATGCTCAACGTCGTTACATTAAAGGACAAGCATTACAACTCACAAAAACCGGTTGGGATGTTGCTGCTGTAAATTTTAGAGGATGCAGTGGCGAGCCCAACAATTTATTTGCATCTTACAACGCAGGAAAAACCGAAGATCTTGACTCAGTGGTTAAATTTCTTCAGGATAAAAACAAATACACGACTATTTCTTTACTTGGTTTTAGCCTAGGTGGTAATTTAATGCTGAAATATTTAGGCGAGCAAAAAATAATTTCTAAAGAAATAAAGAAAGCTGTTGCCATCTCTACACCTTTAAACTTAAAAGGAACTCTTGAGTCACTCTCAAATTTTGATAATTGGATTTACCGTACTTCCTTTCTACATAATTTGCGAAAAAAACTTAACATAAAAGCAAAGCAATTTCCAGATAAAATGAGTGCTGCAGCTGTAAAACAAGTAAAATCACTATTAGATTTTGATAATGTATACACTGCACCAGCTCACGGTTTTAAAGATGCTTATGATTATTATAAACAAAATAGCAGCAAGCAATTTTTACCTAATATTACCATTCCGGTATTGATTTTAAATGCAAAAAATGATTCATTTTTAACAGCAGACAGTTATCCATACAAAATCGCCCAAAACTCAAAAAACATCTACCTTGAAACACCAGAATATGGAGGTCACGTTGGTTTTCATCAAACCAATAAAATCTATTATTCTGAAAAAAGAGCAGCAAATTTTTTAAATGAAATACATTAG